Proteins encoded together in one bacterium window:
- a CDS encoding DUF1732 domain-containing protein — protein MLLSMTGFSSKSATIDIPEVGTVGISVEIKTINSRFFEATCKLPNSLNSLEVDIINLLQKKLLRGRLYLTVRFTGDNEILSHITPSMKNIEEYLETVANIKSKFGLQGDLTLQDLLLLPNVFVATRGDLSVDGQKAILTVVDQAAQVLIAVRAEEGARLEKDLLERFKICGQKIQQIKQGSEVLLDKLKKECEQKRVVVEQGDDLARLQLDDLYGQLNKADVHEEITRFNSHLKSVEALFAAKQDDKGKRLDFILQELLRETNTTMAKCSDFDISSLCVDIKVELEKAREQVQNIV, from the coding sequence GTGCTATTAAGTATGACTGGTTTTAGTAGCAAATCTGCTACCATTGATATTCCTGAAGTGGGCACCGTTGGAATAAGTGTTGAGATAAAAACGATTAATTCGCGTTTTTTTGAAGCAACCTGCAAGTTGCCTAATTCACTTAATAGCCTTGAAGTTGATATCATTAATCTTTTGCAAAAAAAGCTTTTACGTGGACGGTTGTATTTGACGGTGCGGTTTACTGGCGATAATGAGATTTTGAGTCACATAACGCCGTCCATGAAAAATATTGAAGAATATTTAGAAACGGTTGCAAACATAAAAAGTAAGTTTGGGTTGCAGGGCGATTTGACGTTGCAAGATTTATTGCTGTTGCCCAATGTCTTTGTTGCCACGCGGGGTGATTTGTCGGTGGATGGTCAAAAAGCAATTTTAACAGTTGTAGATCAAGCAGCTCAAGTATTGATTGCCGTTCGTGCCGAAGAAGGTGCTCGTTTAGAAAAGGATTTGTTGGAACGATTCAAAATTTGTGGTCAAAAGATTCAACAGATCAAACAAGGATCCGAAGTTCTTTTGGATAAATTAAAAAAAGAGTGTGAACAAAAACGTGTGGTGGTCGAACAAGGTGATGATTTAGCGCGCTTGCAACTTGATGATTTGTATGGTCAGCTTAATAAGGCTGATGTGCATGAAGAAATTACGCGCTTTAATAGTCACTTGAAAAGTGTTGAGGCGTTGTTTGCCGCCAAGCAAGATGATAAGGGAAAGCGCTTAGATTTTATTTTGCAAGAGCTGCTGCGTGAAACAAATACTACGATGGCAAAATGTTCGGATTTTGATATTAGTTCGCTTTGTGTCGATATCAAAGTTGAGTTAGAAAAAGCGCGCGAACAAGTTCAAAATATTGTTTAG
- a CDS encoding YebC/PmpR family DNA-binding transcriptional regulator, with translation MSGHSKWSTIKHKKAKLDAARGKVFTKVVKEITVAAREGGGDPEGNARLRTVLDKAKACNMPQDNIARAIKKGTGELEGAHYEAVTYEGYGPVGTAVMVEALTDNRNRTAADLRHIFTKNHGNMAEGGAVAWMFEHKGVVRAAGSINEDELLEKLLDYDIDDISSYEGIVTVSCGIKDLYAVKKVVEDAGLKVDDAQIEWLAKTPMHLDHQDEEEKVFKFLEALEDNDDVQNVYSNLG, from the coding sequence ATGTCTGGACATTCTAAATGGTCGACGATTAAACATAAAAAAGCAAAACTTGATGCTGCTCGCGGCAAAGTATTTACCAAAGTTGTTAAAGAAATTACCGTAGCAGCGCGTGAAGGCGGGGGCGACCCAGAAGGTAATGCTCGTTTGCGTACCGTTCTTGATAAAGCAAAAGCGTGCAATATGCCGCAAGACAACATTGCCCGTGCTATAAAAAAAGGAACGGGCGAACTTGAAGGTGCGCATTACGAAGCGGTAACATACGAAGGTTATGGCCCAGTAGGGACGGCGGTTATGGTTGAGGCATTGACTGACAATCGCAATAGAACGGCTGCAGACTTGCGTCACATTTTTACCAAAAATCATGGTAACATGGCTGAAGGTGGGGCGGTTGCATGGATGTTTGAGCACAAAGGCGTTGTTCGTGCTGCTGGTTCAATTAATGAAGATGAATTGTTGGAAAAATTGTTGGACTATGATATTGATGATATTTCTTCATACGAAGGCATTGTGACGGTAAGCTGCGGTATTAAAGATTTGTATGCCGTTAAAAAAGTAGTTGAAGATGCCGGCCTTAAAGTTGACGATGCGCAGATTGAGTGGCTTGCAAAAACGCCCATGCACCTTGACCATCAAGACGAAGAAGAAAAAGTCTTTAAGTTTCTTGAAGCTCTTGAAGATAATGATGATGTTCAAAACGTATATTCTAACCTTGGATAG
- a CDS encoding aquaporin → MIMLKKNYMAELIGTFFLTFAICLTGNPLAIGLMLTAMIYIGKNISGAHYNPALSLAAWFKGKLSDQDLAGYIGSQTLGALVACVLFFILSNNTHTPHPLESIKLWEALLIEALFSFIFVSVWLALDAEKTKSTTDGLVLGLTLTAVLFCAGELTGSTFNPATGLGALLFSAIKTGPHGLINMITYGFGPLLGALLATIFQKKLI, encoded by the coding sequence ATGATAATGCTCAAAAAAAATTACATGGCCGAACTCATTGGCACCTTCTTTCTTACTTTTGCCATTTGCTTAACCGGCAACCCACTCGCTATCGGCCTCATGCTGACCGCCATGATCTACATCGGCAAAAACATTTCGGGCGCACACTACAACCCAGCACTTTCTTTGGCAGCATGGTTTAAAGGAAAACTCAGCGATCAAGATTTGGCTGGATATATCGGCTCACAAACACTAGGTGCTCTTGTTGCCTGCGTACTCTTTTTTATTTTATCAAATAATACCCACACCCCGCACCCGCTCGAAAGCATCAAGCTCTGGGAAGCTCTTTTGATTGAAGCACTTTTCTCTTTTATTTTTGTCAGTGTATGGCTCGCACTTGATGCTGAAAAAACAAAAAGCACAACCGATGGCTTGGTTCTCGGCCTGACACTTACCGCCGTTCTTTTTTGTGCTGGCGAACTGACTGGCAGTACCTTCAACCCAGCAACTGGACTTGGCGCATTACTTTTCAGCGCTATCAAAACAGGTCCGCATGGCCTTATCAATATGATTACCTATGGCTTTGGCCCACTACTCGGTGCTTTATTGGCAACCATTTTTCAAAAAAAACTCATCTAA
- a CDS encoding branched-chain amino acid transport system II carrier protein, which yields MNFANIISVGFAIFAMLFGAGNVIYPLMLGRDCGDKIWFALLGFLVTAVLVPLIGLVATMLCDGQYKKLLGSLGRIPCALIVLVCMILIGPFALTPRTITVAHAAVKLYFPSFSIFYFSLISGVLIFLATIKRSKIMDILGTVLGPLKVGLLFVVIVKGLLQPHELLPAVASSMSNFFIGMTTGYATGDLLGVIFFSGLIFSGLRKGEDGPPNYKKLAMMGLLAGCVGAFLIGAVYVGFSLVAAFNGAQIVNVADGDIFSELSRIVLGNVGGFLPNITVAISCFATAVALTSVFATYLQKEVLMDKLSYPVALGITVAISTIMSNLGFSGIMKVTMPVISLIYPALLVLALVQSAHVLFGFKWIKTPVFVTFVATVLVNHVPGIMMILSGLIA from the coding sequence ATGAATTTTGCTAATATAATTTCTGTTGGCTTTGCCATATTCGCGATGTTGTTTGGTGCTGGGAACGTTATTTATCCGTTGATGCTTGGCCGTGATTGTGGCGACAAGATTTGGTTTGCCTTGTTGGGCTTTTTGGTTACCGCTGTGTTGGTGCCGTTGATTGGTTTGGTTGCTACCATGTTGTGCGACGGGCAATATAAAAAATTGTTGGGTAGCTTGGGCAGAATTCCGTGTGCATTGATCGTCTTAGTTTGCATGATTTTGATTGGGCCGTTTGCGCTAACGCCACGTACCATCACGGTTGCTCATGCGGCAGTAAAATTGTATTTCCCATCTTTTAGTATTTTTTATTTTTCTTTGATTTCTGGTGTGCTGATATTTTTGGCGACCATCAAAAGAAGCAAAATAATGGACATCTTGGGAACCGTTTTGGGACCACTCAAGGTTGGGTTGCTTTTTGTGGTGATTGTTAAAGGTTTGCTACAACCGCATGAGTTGTTGCCAGCTGTCGCAAGTAGTATGAGTAATTTTTTTATTGGCATGACGACGGGGTATGCAACCGGCGATTTGCTTGGTGTTATATTCTTTTCAGGACTCATTTTTTCTGGTTTGCGCAAGGGCGAAGATGGCCCGCCAAACTATAAAAAACTTGCTATGATGGGTTTACTTGCAGGTTGTGTGGGTGCGTTTTTGATTGGTGCGGTGTATGTTGGCTTTTCATTGGTCGCCGCATTTAATGGTGCTCAAATTGTAAACGTTGCTGATGGCGATATTTTTAGTGAATTGTCTCGCATTGTGCTTGGTAATGTTGGTGGCTTTTTGCCAAATATTACCGTTGCTATTTCTTGCTTTGCAACGGCTGTAGCGCTTACCTCAGTATTTGCAACCTATTTGCAAAAAGAAGTTTTGATGGATAAGTTGAGCTATCCAGTTGCGTTAGGAATTACGGTAGCAATTTCAACCATCATGTCCAATTTAGGCTTTAGTGGTATTATGAAAGTGACCATGCCGGTTATTTCATTAATTTATCCAGCTTTGTTGGTGTTGGCGCTTGTTCAAAGTGCGCATGTGTTGTTCGGCTTTAAATGGATTAAAACGCCGGTGTTTGTTACCTTTGTTGCAACCGTTCTTGTGAATCATGTGCCAGGCATTATGATGATTTTGTCAGGACTGATTGCGTAA
- the ruvB gene encoding Holliday junction branch migration DNA helicase RuvB has translation MREVMNLEAPVELLSLQEIAEDKIFTFEPSTFDDYLGQSVIKEKLNVYVKAAKLRDEHLDHVLIFGPPGLGKTTLARVIAKELGVDFKVTSAPVLERAGDLVAIISSLEPKAVLFIDEIHRLPKNVEEILYSAMENFCVDVIIGQGAGAKSIRLPINPFTLIGATTKTGSLSGPLQTRFGIVERIDFYEPAELAAIVEKNANFLGMPIEPAAALIIGKRGRGTPRVVKRIMRRVRDFAQVHNCHVIDTVVVNQALQFLDIDEDGLTKLDRKILVHIIKDFQGGPVGLETLAAMTGEDKDTLEDFCEPYLIRLGLLQKTSRGRQITPQKIISLKQKLCGEIFETQKSLTE, from the coding sequence ATGAGAGAAGTTATGAATCTTGAGGCGCCTGTAGAGTTGCTCAGTTTACAAGAAATAGCGGAAGATAAGATTTTTACTTTTGAGCCGTCCACGTTTGACGACTATCTTGGTCAATCGGTTATTAAGGAAAAATTGAATGTTTATGTTAAGGCAGCAAAGTTGCGCGATGAGCATTTAGATCATGTGCTTATTTTTGGTCCGCCTGGTCTTGGCAAAACGACGCTTGCGCGAGTCATTGCCAAAGAACTTGGTGTTGATTTTAAAGTAACGAGCGCGCCTGTTCTTGAGCGTGCGGGAGATTTGGTGGCGATCATTTCAAGTCTTGAACCAAAAGCAGTTTTGTTCATTGACGAAATTCATCGTCTACCAAAAAATGTTGAAGAAATTTTGTACAGCGCCATGGAAAATTTTTGTGTTGATGTCATCATCGGCCAAGGTGCTGGTGCGAAATCTATCCGCTTGCCAATTAATCCTTTTACCTTAATTGGTGCTACAACAAAAACAGGTTCACTTTCAGGGCCGCTCCAAACACGATTTGGGATTGTTGAGCGTATTGATTTTTATGAGCCGGCAGAATTGGCGGCCATTGTTGAAAAGAATGCAAATTTTTTGGGGATGCCCATTGAGCCTGCAGCAGCGTTGATTATTGGTAAGCGTGGGCGTGGTACGCCGCGTGTGGTAAAAAGAATTATGCGTCGCGTGCGCGACTTTGCGCAAGTTCATAATTGTCACGTGATTGATACCGTTGTGGTGAATCAAGCATTACAATTTTTAGATATCGATGAAGATGGTTTAACAAAACTTGATCGTAAAATTTTGGTTCATATTATTAAGGACTTTCAAGGTGGTCCCGTTGGTCTTGAAACGTTGGCGGCAATGACGGGCGAAGATAAGGATACGTTAGAAGATTTTTGTGAGCCTTATTTGATTCGACTGGGATTATTGCAAAAAACATCTCGTGGTCGACAGATCACACCGCAAAAAATAATTTCATTGAAACAAAAACTGTGTGGAGAAATTTTTGAAACGCAAAAAAGTTTAACAGAATAG
- the rpmH gene encoding 50S ribosomal protein L34 yields the protein MSITYKPSNKKRKRKHGFRKRMATSKGRDILNRRRAKGRKRLAV from the coding sequence GTGTCAATAACGTATAAACCAAGTAACAAAAAACGTAAAAGAAAGCATGGCTTTCGTAAGCGTATGGCAACCTCCAAAGGCCGCGACATTTTAAACCGTCGCAGAGCTAAAGGCCGTAAACGCCTTGCCGTTTAA
- a CDS encoding ribonuclease P protein component, giving the protein MTKLHKMFSFQKKEIDAAFVKARLAGRCNGLKLLQAATPVEPGNGKLLIIVPGKTGKAHDRNLVRRRLKSIFYEEGLYNKPFHSILLVYKPALDLSFDQLKDFLEKCFS; this is encoded by the coding sequence ATGACTAAATTACACAAAATGTTTTCCTTCCAAAAAAAAGAAATTGATGCCGCTTTTGTAAAAGCCCGGCTTGCCGGTCGCTGCAATGGCCTCAAACTGCTGCAGGCTGCAACACCCGTAGAACCTGGCAATGGTAAACTTTTGATTATCGTGCCCGGCAAAACTGGGAAAGCGCACGACCGCAATTTAGTACGCCGCCGCCTCAAAAGCATTTTTTATGAAGAAGGTCTTTATAACAAGCCCTTTCATTCAATCCTTTTGGTCTACAAACCAGCACTCGATTTGAGCTTTGATCAGCTCAAAGATTTCTTAGAAAAATGCTTTTCATGA
- the yidD gene encoding membrane protein insertion efficiency factor YidD, translating into MKLHHRIIIAFFDLLRPVLGYMGICCIYPFSCSDYVKLALEQKFLPVALLKIALRVLSCNPITALALRLSNRFN; encoded by the coding sequence ATGAAACTGCATCACCGCATTATTATCGCCTTTTTCGATCTGCTCCGCCCCGTTCTTGGCTACATGGGCATCTGCTGCATTTATCCCTTTTCCTGCTCAGACTATGTTAAGCTTGCGCTCGAACAAAAATTCTTACCCGTTGCTTTGCTCAAGATCGCACTGCGTGTGCTGAGCTGCAACCCCATCACCGCCCTCGCCCTGCGCCTTTCAAACCGCTTTAACTAA
- a CDS encoding insulinase family protein gives MEFFARYKMLVGLAFMLVCLAGVVFVLVRIYRSRGVTPSFFRTRPNFLISTDGVTKHTLDNGMTLLIFKNNSIPKVLMQIAYNVGSYVEEGGERGLAHLIEHMIFKGTHKMSESDIDEIARKYGASHNAFTSKDVTSYYFESNKNNWKPFISILADCMQNARFEDEHLASELKAVVQELKMYKDDYWSMMFEKISSALFPANHPYHYPIIGYKDDLMNLSSDVLKAFYKKYYTPDRATLFVIGDVDSDEVIKEVKEQFASLTAEHSAHIHAFPRVPTDLVTQHTTMFEDIATEQLGFYWRIPGLKDQHEILSTMASYLLGGGEGSRLHRSLVDEHKVASSIGVYAEKYMEEGVFVILLEPVNGKREDCLRIVREELKKAVDHGFNDKELEHVTKTQAKRFFQRMQQFKNFTYEWLTSFFATGDELAVFKRVNKFVDIESRDVQDFIAQHLDPNLVNQIEVIPMPEACKKLSERAKEESDQQDAELLAKYQRTLPIELPKLAETFAEPNMLDFTFPKPNRTIVLNNGLKVLLHQNHYLPLLSVNCKFKEFFYLSNSREGVVLDLMMEMLMEGSKGFAKKDNVDFFEFHGVGYNFGATGAGLSMLNADADQIFERFVHVLTQPTFPSEALEKLKNIAVDAFLRSKDEITDRGVRELKTMIYKNHPFGWRFDEAIEMAKTLSAKEVVRLHSEYVSAANMILTVVGDFEMDAMEATVRAVFETLPAGKQVEVERPTQDFVPNDVADISMVRDQVVLLFGRPSAINIYHQDLIPLKLLNYIGFYSLGSRLFKLREQSGLFYTAFGGWASNASKDTGFDYVGAILSPDKLEFAEKGIRSLIEEMGHHGVTQAEIDGARQLYLKSLIDAVSNNAAVGELLGSLEAFDLGFDYYDKALKRVQTMDRDELNALCAKYFVMNDMDRVRVGRVN, from the coding sequence ATGGAATTTTTTGCACGTTATAAAATGTTGGTTGGGCTAGCGTTTATGCTCGTTTGTCTTGCTGGTGTTGTTTTTGTGCTCGTACGTATTTATCGTTCGCGTGGTGTGACGCCGTCATTTTTTAGAACGCGTCCCAACTTTTTAATATCGACTGATGGCGTTACTAAGCACACACTTGACAATGGTATGACCCTGCTCATTTTCAAAAATAATTCGATTCCAAAGGTGTTAATGCAAATTGCGTACAACGTTGGTTCGTATGTTGAAGAGGGCGGCGAGCGCGGGTTGGCGCATTTGATTGAGCATATGATTTTCAAAGGCACGCATAAAATGTCGGAATCTGATATCGATGAAATTGCGCGCAAATATGGTGCATCACACAATGCGTTTACTTCAAAAGATGTGACGAGTTATTATTTTGAATCGAACAAAAATAACTGGAAGCCGTTCATTAGTATTTTGGCAGACTGCATGCAAAATGCCCGATTTGAAGATGAACATCTTGCGTCAGAGCTTAAAGCTGTTGTTCAAGAATTAAAGATGTACAAAGATGATTATTGGTCAATGATGTTTGAAAAAATTAGCAGTGCTTTATTTCCTGCTAACCATCCGTATCATTATCCCATCATTGGTTATAAAGATGATTTAATGAATTTGTCGTCAGATGTACTTAAGGCGTTTTACAAAAAATATTACACGCCCGATCGTGCAACATTGTTTGTGATTGGCGATGTTGATTCAGACGAAGTAATTAAAGAAGTTAAAGAACAGTTTGCCTCCTTGACGGCAGAGCACTCCGCGCACATTCATGCATTTCCGCGCGTACCGACCGATTTGGTAACGCAGCACACCACCATGTTTGAAGATATCGCAACCGAGCAACTTGGTTTTTATTGGCGCATTCCCGGCCTGAAAGATCAGCATGAAATTTTGTCGACCATGGCATCGTACTTGCTGGGTGGCGGAGAAGGAAGTCGTTTGCATCGTTCGCTTGTTGACGAACATAAAGTTGCTTCCTCAATTGGCGTTTATGCTGAAAAATATATGGAAGAAGGCGTGTTTGTTATCTTGCTTGAGCCAGTGAACGGCAAGCGCGAAGATTGTTTGCGCATTGTGCGTGAAGAGCTTAAGAAAGCGGTTGATCATGGTTTTAATGATAAAGAACTTGAGCATGTGACTAAAACGCAAGCAAAGCGCTTTTTCCAACGCATGCAACAATTTAAAAACTTTACCTACGAATGGCTGACTTCATTTTTTGCCACGGGCGATGAGTTGGCGGTATTCAAACGTGTAAATAAATTTGTTGATATTGAATCACGCGATGTTCAAGATTTTATTGCGCAGCATTTAGATCCAAATTTGGTTAACCAAATTGAAGTTATTCCAATGCCAGAAGCGTGCAAAAAATTGAGCGAGCGCGCGAAGGAAGAATCTGACCAGCAGGACGCAGAGTTGTTGGCAAAATATCAGCGCACACTGCCGATTGAGCTGCCCAAATTAGCTGAAACATTTGCTGAACCAAATATGTTAGATTTTACCTTTCCAAAGCCGAATCGCACGATTGTGCTTAATAATGGCCTCAAGGTTTTGTTGCATCAAAATCATTACTTGCCGCTGTTGAGTGTGAACTGCAAATTCAAAGAATTTTTCTATCTTTCAAATTCACGCGAAGGTGTGGTGCTTGATTTAATGATGGAAATGTTGATGGAAGGGAGTAAGGGTTTTGCGAAAAAAGATAACGTCGATTTCTTTGAATTTCACGGAGTTGGCTACAATTTTGGTGCTACTGGTGCCGGGCTTTCGATGCTCAATGCTGATGCTGACCAAATTTTTGAACGTTTTGTGCATGTGTTGACTCAGCCAACGTTTCCAAGTGAAGCACTTGAAAAACTCAAAAATATTGCGGTTGATGCATTCTTGCGCAGCAAAGATGAAATTACCGATCGTGGTGTTCGCGAACTTAAAACGATGATTTATAAAAATCATCCGTTTGGTTGGCGCTTTGATGAAGCGATTGAAATGGCCAAGACTCTTTCAGCAAAAGAAGTAGTACGCTTGCATAGCGAATACGTTTCAGCTGCCAATATGATTTTAACGGTTGTGGGCGACTTTGAAATGGATGCTATGGAAGCAACTGTTCGCGCCGTGTTTGAAACATTGCCAGCCGGTAAACAAGTTGAAGTCGAGCGTCCAACGCAAGATTTCGTGCCGAACGATGTTGCCGATATCAGCATGGTGCGCGATCAAGTGGTGCTTCTTTTTGGTAGACCTTCCGCGATTAACATTTATCACCAAGACCTTATTCCGCTCAAGCTGCTTAACTACATTGGTTTTTATTCGCTCGGTTCTCGCTTGTTTAAACTCCGTGAGCAATCAGGCTTGTTTTATACCGCATTTGGCGGCTGGGCCTCTAACGCGAGCAAAGATACTGGCTTTGATTATGTTGGTGCCATTTTGAGTCCAGACAAGCTTGAATTTGCTGAAAAAGGCATTCGTTCATTGATTGAAGAAATGGGCCATCATGGCGTTACGCAAGCAGAAATTGATGGTGCCCGCCAATTGTATTTGAAATCATTAATTGATGCCGTTTCAAACAACGCGGCCGTGGGTGAGTTGCTTGGCTCGCTTGAAGCATTTGATCTTGGTTTTGATTATTACGATAAAGCGCTCAAGCGTGTTCAAACAATGGACCGTGATGAGTTGAACGCTTTGTGTGCGAAATACTTTGTGATGAACGACATGGACCGTGTGCGCGTGGGTCGAGTAAACTAG
- a CDS encoding glycosyltransferase family 9 protein has translation MKILIVRVSAIGDVVHTLPAFFLLKNSLPKAQISWVVQQKAASLLVDQPFLDKLWILPDKFLMPQNWKTTERIAREMHATHWDAIIDFQGIFKTSVLMLGLNGTKYGFDYKNARWGMSSFLTHKHTSPIYDNIIQKNLALASDVITNLNGAKSCPTIDQLHKECFLAIKPEQQKVIEQWLNENDIKKYILLAPNTTWKSKHWPLEQWQKLLEIFSHDYQSIYRDYAIILLGKDFGDQAELLATFCKERNLNIVLAPKWDLITTSYLIDKAQLVIAPDTGVLHLADFFGTRSIGIFGPTNAQKHGSFLMNQNKKNVIQIPCQHFYQKTHGLEQKNSNFTNCMYKLTPDQLLERVHANL, from the coding sequence ATGAAAATTCTCATCGTCCGCGTTTCTGCAATTGGTGACGTTGTTCACACCCTGCCCGCTTTTTTTCTTTTAAAAAACAGCTTACCCAAGGCACAAATCAGCTGGGTGGTACAACAAAAAGCGGCAAGCCTTTTAGTTGATCAACCTTTTTTAGATAAACTATGGATATTGCCTGATAAATTTTTAATGCCGCAGAATTGGAAAACTACCGAACGCATTGCGCGCGAAATGCACGCAACCCACTGGGACGCAATCATTGATTTTCAGGGCATTTTTAAAACAAGCGTTCTCATGTTGGGTCTCAACGGCACCAAATATGGTTTTGATTACAAAAATGCGCGCTGGGGCATGAGCTCTTTTTTAACACATAAACATACCTCACCAATTTACGATAATATTATTCAAAAAAATTTGGCACTCGCTTCTGACGTCATTACCAATTTGAACGGAGCAAAATCATGCCCAACCATTGACCAGTTACACAAGGAATGTTTTTTGGCTATTAAACCTGAACAACAAAAAGTTATTGAACAATGGCTCAATGAAAACGACATAAAAAAATATATTCTTTTAGCACCCAACACTACCTGGAAATCTAAACATTGGCCACTCGAGCAATGGCAAAAACTTCTTGAAATTTTTTCGCACGACTACCAGTCTATCTATCGCGATTATGCCATAATACTCTTGGGCAAAGATTTCGGTGATCAGGCAGAACTGCTGGCCACCTTTTGCAAAGAACGCAACTTAAATATTGTACTAGCACCAAAGTGGGACCTGATTACCACAAGCTACTTGATTGACAAGGCACAGCTTGTGATTGCTCCCGATACCGGCGTTTTGCACCTTGCCGACTTTTTTGGCACACGATCAATTGGCATCTTCGGACCCACCAACGCACAAAAGCACGGTTCATTTCTCATGAACCAAAATAAAAAAAATGTTATTCAAATTCCTTGTCAACATTTTTACCAGAAAACTCATGGGCTTGAACAAAAGAATAGCAATTTCACCAACTGCATGTATAAACTAACGCCTGACCAATTACTGGAACGTGTACACGCAAATCTTTAG
- a CDS encoding TolC family protein, with protein MKRIVSLFFFFALASSSSFLHTYSAPASNTTLTTLSMEEAIEIAHKNKPSLQALEQRVYLSKVEERQAWAGYYPTVNLISNLRQQRGQSGPQALATLSANQLIYDFAGPQAQAKRARKKTESQRYYTQQLYNDVRLDVARTFLQCWRIQQQRAAIQALNISSQEIFDQARHEEKLHLLDKNVFLHNAETHATDLATVYSYHQDVEIFQRRLEFLMGQTVNLNIVPHKNSELPTTKLVWQNEQEIQLYDINLYHAIALSNHPEIKEQQKNIEVHHESEKIALNQHLPKFSVHALAGATNVAETGYSNYHNFGIAMHWDIFNLPYIDYQAKLARVQKLEATLMKQEIENRVRSEVATAYYSLTQEVSKLRAERFHYARAHNEFTLKSQELATGLISPVDLIVAQTTWKNAQIALINQQVATEIRRQELLHKCGYSEKIIV; from the coding sequence ATGAAGCGCATAGTATCTTTATTTTTCTTTTTTGCCCTTGCATCATCTTCCTCGTTTTTACACACTTACTCAGCACCAGCAAGCAACACCACTCTTACAACCCTCAGCATGGAAGAAGCAATAGAAATTGCTCACAAAAACAAACCAAGCCTACAAGCTCTTGAGCAACGTGTTTATTTGAGCAAAGTTGAGGAACGCCAAGCATGGGCTGGCTATTATCCAACGGTAAACCTTATCAGCAACCTACGACAACAACGTGGACAAAGTGGCCCACAAGCATTAGCAACCTTGTCGGCAAATCAACTTATCTACGACTTTGCCGGACCACAAGCGCAAGCAAAGCGTGCACGAAAAAAAACTGAATCACAACGTTATTATACGCAACAACTTTACAACGACGTACGTCTCGACGTTGCTCGTACTTTTTTGCAATGTTGGCGTATTCAACAACAACGCGCAGCAATCCAAGCGCTAAATATATCTTCTCAAGAAATTTTTGACCAAGCTCGCCATGAAGAAAAACTTCATCTTCTTGATAAGAATGTTTTTTTACACAATGCAGAAACACATGCCACTGACCTTGCTACTGTTTATTCTTATCACCAAGATGTAGAAATTTTTCAACGCCGTTTAGAATTTTTGATGGGTCAGACAGTGAATTTGAATATTGTTCCTCACAAAAATTCCGAACTCCCCACCACCAAGCTTGTGTGGCAAAACGAACAAGAAATACAACTCTACGATATCAATCTCTACCACGCAATTGCGCTCAGCAACCATCCTGAAATTAAAGAGCAACAAAAAAATATCGAGGTTCATCACGAAAGTGAAAAAATTGCACTTAATCAACACCTGCCAAAATTTTCTGTTCATGCACTGGCTGGCGCTACCAACGTAGCAGAAACAGGCTACAGCAACTATCACAATTTTGGCATTGCCATGCACTGGGATATTTTCAACCTACCATACATCGATTATCAAGCAAAATTGGCACGCGTACAAAAACTTGAAGCAACGCTCATGAAACAAGAAATCGAAAATCGCGTACGCTCAGAAGTCGCAACGGCGTATTACTCACTCACTCAAGAAGTAAGCAAATTGCGAGCAGAGCGCTTTCACTACGCACGCGCTCATAACGAATTTACGCTAAAAAGCCAAGAATTGGCCACAGGGCTGATTTCGCCGGTTGACTTAATCGTTGCCCAGACGACCTGGAAAAACGCCCAAATAGCTCTAATTAACCAACAAGTTGCAACCGAAATTCGCCGACAAGAATTATTGCATAAATGTGGCTATTCTGAAAAAATAATAGTATAA